AACTATGTCTGGGTTAGGGATGGCAGCAAATGTCTGTCTTGCTTGTAGAAGAAATCCGTTCTTACCATAGGCCATGATCAGAGCATTGGCTACTTGCAGATATCCCTGTAAGCCCCTTTTGAGGGCATACCCATGAAGCTGGGTAGCCTCATAGGCAGCCGCCATGTTGGCGCAGGAACTAAGCAAACTAGCAAGCGTGAGCTCATCGGCCCGACAGCAGCACCCATCGTCATTCCTGAGCATGGAAACGAAAAGCTGCAGCGCTTCCTTGCCTCCACCGTGCTGGCCATAGCAGACAATGATGGCATTCCAGGAGACGGAGTTCCTGAGCAGCATGGCATCAAACACCCGGCGAGCGTCAGCGACCCGGCCGCACTTTGCGTACATGTCTAGGAGCGCGGTGGCGACGACAAGGTCCACGTGGAGGCCCAGCCTGACAACAAGGCCATGCGCCAGGAGCCCCGGGTGGTGGCCGCATGAGGACGGAGGAGCGCGGGCGCTGAGCAGGGCGCTGAAGGTGAAGCCGTCGCCAGAGAGGCCCGCGCTCCTCCGCATGGAGGCGAAGAGCGCCCACGAGTGGCTGAGCATGCCGTGGGAGGAGTAGCAGGAGATCATGACGCTCCAGAGCACGAGGTCCCGGTGCGGCGTCTCGTCGAACACCCTGCGCGCGTGCGCGACGAGGCCGGACTTGGCGTAGGCGTCGGCGAGCGCGGTGGCCAGGCGAGTGTCGGAGGCGTGCCCGGACTTGAGGAGGAGCGGGTGGATGCGCGCGCAGGCGTGGCGGTCCGTGGCGCCGGCGGTCGCGCGGAGGAGAAGACGCGAGAGGAAGCCGCGCGGCCACATCAAACATGTCTTCCTGTCGAATCCCTCTCTCAGTTGTTGCTTCGTAGCAATTGCGGCGCCGTCAGTCTATCAAGTTTTGAAACCCGCGGAGCTGCCACTCCTCCAGGTCTACCAGGACGGCAGTGAGGACGATGGAGACGAGGTGGAGAGAAAGGACGAAGACGTGGGCGGCCACAGCCTGCACCTCCTGACTCGCACGGTTTCTGCATTCGTTAACCGGGAGCCAGACTATCATCCAAAATAAATCCGTATGGTTGAGAAATCGGGAAAAAAAATCCTATACACACCATATGGACTAAAATGCATGGTATATGTCCAAAAGCATCCTTAAACACAGAAGCTGCTATATTGCAGTCCTAGAAGTTGTGTCGGATGTTCATATATGGTCCTGGGTACGGTTAGCTACTGTATTATGCTGACATGGCGACGAGATGCCCTCATCGTT
This Lolium perenne isolate Kyuss_39 chromosome 1, Kyuss_2.0, whole genome shotgun sequence DNA region includes the following protein-coding sequences:
- the LOC127336939 gene encoding pentatricopeptide repeat-containing protein At2g46050, mitochondrial-like; amino-acid sequence: MWPRGFLSRLLLRATAGATDRHACARIHPLLLKSGHASDTRLATALADAYAKSGLVAHARRVFDETPHRDLVLWSVMISCYSSHGMLSHSWALFASMRRSAGLSGDGFTFSALLSARAPPSSCGHHPGLLAHGLVVRLGLHVDLVVATALLDMYAKCGRVADARRVFDAMLLRNSVSWNAIIVCYGQHGGGKEALQLFVSMLRNDDGCCCRADELTLASLLSSCANMAAAYEATQLHGYALKRGLQGYLQVANALIMAYGKNGFLLQARQTFAAIPNPDIVSWSSMVSSFAYLGCAKSAIHVFDRMLHQGVRPDGIAFLGVLSACSHAGLIQDGLKYFLVMAKDYQIDPCPQHLACLVDLLGRAGRVQDAYNVLLNMSCQTNTCLFG